A single genomic interval of Microbulbifer variabilis harbors:
- the radA gene encoding DNA repair protein RadA has protein sequence MAAKRKTAYVCNECGADYTKWAGQCSACGAWNSLSEVRLGPEHKDSRAANFTDAQSGYAGAAGAGKVQKLSEIDLSELPRIPTSASELDRVLGGGLVPGSVVLIGGHPGAGKSTVLLQTLCHLATSMPALYITGEESLQQVAMRAKRLGLPTDSLQLLSETDVERICLAAKEVNPRVMVVDSIQVMHMSDVQSAPGSVAQVRESAAYLTRFAKQTGTALILVGHVTKDGSLAGPKVLEHIIDCSILLEGTHDSRFRTLRAHKNRFGAVNELGVFAMTEQGLKEVSNPSAIFLQRAEEIAAGSVVTSVWEGTRPLLVELQALVDDSSLGNPRRVAVGLDQNRLNMLLAVLHRHGGVLVGDQDVFINVVGGVKVMETSADLTLLLAVVSSFRNRVLPRDLVVFGEVGLSGEIRPVPSGQERLREAAKHGFRKAIVPAANRLKNDIEGMEMHSIKTLAEALAVIDMS, from the coding sequence GAACAGTCTCTCTGAAGTGCGTTTGGGGCCGGAGCACAAAGACAGCCGCGCGGCCAATTTCACCGATGCCCAGAGTGGCTATGCCGGCGCCGCCGGTGCAGGCAAGGTGCAGAAGCTCTCGGAAATCGACCTGAGTGAGCTGCCGCGTATTCCCACTTCCGCCTCGGAACTCGACCGGGTGCTGGGGGGCGGCCTGGTGCCGGGTTCGGTGGTGCTGATCGGCGGTCATCCTGGGGCTGGTAAATCCACGGTATTGCTACAAACTCTGTGCCACCTCGCTACTTCAATGCCGGCGCTGTATATCACCGGTGAAGAATCTCTTCAGCAGGTGGCTATGCGCGCCAAACGTCTGGGCCTGCCCACTGATTCCCTGCAGCTCCTCAGTGAAACTGATGTGGAGCGCATCTGCCTGGCGGCAAAAGAAGTCAATCCACGCGTGATGGTGGTGGACTCCATCCAGGTGATGCATATGAGCGATGTGCAGTCCGCTCCGGGCTCGGTGGCCCAGGTGCGTGAGAGTGCTGCTTACCTGACCCGCTTCGCCAAGCAGACTGGTACTGCGCTGATTTTAGTGGGCCATGTCACCAAAGACGGCAGTTTGGCAGGCCCCAAGGTGCTGGAACATATTATTGATTGCTCCATATTGCTCGAAGGTACTCACGACTCCCGCTTCCGCACCCTGCGTGCCCATAAAAACCGCTTTGGAGCGGTGAATGAGCTGGGGGTATTTGCCATGACCGAGCAGGGCCTTAAAGAAGTTTCTAATCCCTCCGCTATTTTCCTGCAGCGCGCCGAGGAGATCGCCGCGGGATCGGTGGTGACTTCCGTGTGGGAGGGCACCCGGCCGCTGCTGGTGGAACTGCAGGCACTGGTGGATGACAGCAGCCTCGGTAATCCGCGCCGGGTAGCGGTGGGTCTCGACCAGAACCGCCTGAATATGCTGCTGGCGGTGCTGCACCGCCATGGCGGCGTCTTGGTCGGCGATCAGGATGTGTTTATCAATGTGGTAGGCGGCGTCAAGGTAATGGAAACCAGTGCCGACCTGACTCTTTTGCTGGCAGTTGTTTCCAGCTTTCGCAATCGGGTGTTGCCGCGGGATCTGGTGGTCTTCGGTGAGGTGGGACTTTCCGGTGAGATCCGCCCCGTGCCCTCGGGCCAGGAGCGCCTGCGCGAAGCCGCTAAGCATGGTTTTCGCAAAGCGATAGTGCCCGCCGCCAATCGCCTGAAAAACGATATCGAGGGTATGGAGATGCACTCGATAAAAACCCTGGCGGAAGCCCTTGCCGTGATTGACATGAGCTGA